Proteins encoded within one genomic window of Rossellomorea vietnamensis:
- a CDS encoding 3-isopropylmalate dehydrogenase produces MINFFIILIGFFIVISNVIGFISYKKKKSLYSAAFTILLLAALFASIGGLLALFIIRDPFAIFYGLQVGYYLLINSLIVLLIAIGVSVVKKYNIEN; encoded by the coding sequence ATGATAAATTTCTTCATCATACTTATAGGATTTTTTATTGTAATTTCAAATGTTATTGGATTTATTTCATATAAGAAAAAGAAGAGTCTATATTCTGCTGCCTTTACTATACTTCTTCTAGCAGCTTTATTTGCGTCCATCGGGGGATTACTAGCACTCTTCATCATTCGAGATCCTTTTGCCATATTTTATGGTCTGCAAGTTGGGTACTATTTACTGATTAATAGTCTGATTGTTTTATTGATTGCTATTGGAGTAAGTGTCGTAAAAAAATACAACATTGAAAATTGA
- a CDS encoding proline dehydrogenase yields the protein MEAISKRFFMFLSHNKALDKMAKRWGSKFGANNLVGGETFLQAIPLITQLNEEGFQVTVDHLGEFVDSTEVVRENVQGCIQSISAIAYHGLNTEISVKLTSLGLDISQDLVMENMELILSKANESGITVTLDMEDSSRCHAILDVYKKLRQKYDNVGTVIQSYLYVSDKDVDDLNQFSPYLRLVKGAYNESGKVAFQEKKKVDENLKHLIKKQLLNGHYTAIASHDEAIIDYTIGLVKEHNIPNDRFEFQMLYGMRNQLQSELLKKGYTVRIYLPYGEDWFGYFMRRLAERPANIAFALKGIFSK from the coding sequence ATGGAAGCAATCAGTAAGCGTTTTTTCATGTTTCTTTCTCACAATAAGGCATTGGATAAGATGGCCAAACGGTGGGGATCGAAATTTGGGGCTAACAATCTTGTGGGGGGAGAAACCTTTTTACAAGCGATTCCATTGATTACGCAATTGAACGAGGAGGGATTCCAGGTAACGGTCGATCATCTTGGTGAGTTCGTCGATTCCACAGAGGTGGTGCGGGAGAATGTCCAAGGATGTATCCAGAGTATCAGTGCCATCGCCTATCATGGGCTAAACACTGAAATCTCTGTCAAACTGACTTCCCTGGGGTTGGATATCAGTCAAGATCTTGTCATGGAAAACATGGAGTTGATTCTGTCGAAGGCAAATGAAAGCGGAATCACGGTCACTCTCGATATGGAGGATTCCTCGAGGTGCCATGCCATCCTAGACGTTTACAAGAAGCTCCGTCAAAAGTACGACAATGTGGGGACGGTGATCCAATCCTATCTATATGTTTCAGATAAGGATGTGGATGATCTCAATCAGTTCTCCCCTTATTTGAGGCTTGTGAAGGGTGCATATAATGAATCGGGTAAAGTGGCGTTCCAGGAGAAGAAAAAGGTGGATGAGAACCTGAAGCATCTTATCAAGAAGCAGCTCTTGAACGGCCATTATACAGCGATCGCAAGCCATGATGAAGCAATCATCGATTACACGATCGGATTAGTGAAAGAACACAATATCCCGAATGACAGATTTGAGTTTCAAATGCTTTACGGCATGCGGAACCAATTGCAGTCCGAATTACTGAAAAAAGGATACACCGTCCGCATTTACCTGCCATATGGCGAGGACTGGTTCGGGTATTTCATGCGACGTCTGGCGGAACGGCCGGCGAACATCGCATTCGCATTAAAAGGAATCTTCAGCAAGTAA